In one window of Mytilus galloprovincialis chromosome 6, xbMytGall1.hap1.1, whole genome shotgun sequence DNA:
- the LOC143078902 gene encoding N-fatty-acyl-amino acid synthase/hydrolase PM20D1-like: MEYILTFVSSLPLFLLNNASLENIVHTTILILLTFCCGVITYVTVRTLAIGYKSTKPCQNIQSSEKDFEISETVISRFQQALQFKTTLGESKEFSNMIQFLKEGFKTIHKSKYVTMEIVADYSLLYTVSGSNKSLTPYMVLGHLDVATAEPNFWTLPPFSGKIKDGYIYSRGTMDFKNGVMGILEALDDLLANGFKPSRTIYISFAHDKGNDGQNGATGASQLLQDRGLKKLEFILDQGCTVAGEVSGIALIGVTENSILDLTLTVRGLGGHSALRFGPTPFGVLAKAVSKIENHKHPSMLGQGPEKEMLEKMAPVMNIWFKILWSNIWLFKPIITTMLSINPKMNAMIRSVHNVTNINTEQMDIKKYQIAENVTAHVTIHVHPSQTVSNVINHFRRVINDKQVEISTMYRSRIASMSPYGEGHFGYQTVYRSIQQVFQPYLISPAIFPIESSSSRYHMFTNNIYRFSPLINDPGDDQRFHGKNERISVKNYSKTINFYKHLMVNADKASI; encoded by the coding sequence ATGGAATATATACTAACGTTTGTATCGTCTTTACCACTTTTCCTACTGAACAATGCATCATTAGAGAATATTGTTCATACCactattttaattcttttaacaTTCTGCTGTGGTGTTATTACATATGTCACTGTAAGAACATTGGCAATTGGATATAAGTCTACTAAACCATGTCAAAATATCCAATCAAGTGAAAAGGATTTTGAAATAAGTGAAACAGTCATCAGTAGATTTCAACAAGCATTACAGTTTAAAACAACATTAGGTGAATCGAAAGAGTTTTCAAACATGATACAATTCTTAAAAGAAGGTTTCAAAACTATTCATAAATCAAAATATGTCACCATGGAGATAGTAGCAGACTACAGTCTGTTGTATACAGTGTCTGGGTCAAATAAAAGCTTGACTCCTTATATGGTATTAGGACATCTAGATGTTGCTACAGCAGAACCTAATTTTTGGACTCTGCCGCCATTTTCAGGGAAGATAAAAGATGGCTACATTTATAGCAGAGGAACAATGGATTTTAAGAATGGTGTAATGGGAATACTTGAAGCTTTGGATGATTTACTAGCAAATGGTTTCAAGCCATCAAGGACAATCTATATTTCTTTTGCTCATGATAAAGGAAATGATGGCCAAAATGGAGCAACAGGAGCTAGCCAATTGTTACAAGACCGTGGACTTAAAAAACTTGAGTTTATTCTTGATCAAGGCTGTACAGTAGCAGGTGAAGTTAGTGGCATAGCACTTATTGGAGTTACAGAAAATTCTATACTTGACCTAACTCTGACCGTCAGAGGTTTAGGTGGTCACTCTGCCTTACGTTTTGGACCTACTCCATTTGGTGTATTAGCCAAAGCAGTCTCCAAGATTGAAAATCACAAACATCCCAGTATGTTGGGACAAGGACCAGAGAAAGAAATGTTGGAAAAGATGGCCCCAGTCATGAATATATGGTTTAAAATATTATGGAGCAATATATGGCTGTTTAAACCAATAATAACAACTATGTTATCTATTAATCCAAAAATGAATGCCATGATTAGATCTGTACATAATGTCACCAACATTAATACAGAGCAAATGGATATAAAGAAATACCAAATAGCCGAGAATGTCACTGCTCATGTGACGATACATGTCCATCCATCGCAGACTGTCAGTAACGTAATAAATCATTTCCGTAGAGTCATCAATGACAAACAAGTAGAGATTTCGACTATGTACAGAAGTAGGATAGCATCAATGTCACCTTATGGTGAAGGTCATTTTGGATATCAGACGGTTTATAGAAGTATCCAACAAGTTTTTCAGCCATATTTGATTTCCCCTGCTATATTTCCTATAGAAAGTAGTTCTTCAAGATACCATATGTTCACAAACAATATCTACAGATTTAGTCCTCTTATCAATGATCCTGGGGATGATCAACGATTTCATGGTAAGAATGAGAGGATTTCAGTGAAAAACTACAGCAAAACTATCAATTTTTATAAACATCTCATGGTTAATGCTGATAAAGCTTCAATATGA